A window from Opitutia bacterium ISCC 52 encodes these proteins:
- a CDS encoding O-acetylhomoserine aminocarboxypropyltransferase/cysteine synthase, translating into MKLETQCLHAGQVPDPTTNARAVPVYRTTAYVFDNTEHAANLFALKELGNIYSRIMNPTQDVLEQRVAQLDGGAAALAVSSGTSAIFYSIINLAQAGDNIVSANNLYGGSYTQFNDILPAMGINVKFVDPSDPQNFASAIDENTRAVFCETVGNPAGQIADLEAIANVAHDNGIPLIVDATFSTPALTRPIDHGADIVVHSLTKWFGGHGAGIGGIVVDSGKFNWANGKFPLYDNPDSSYHGLRWGHDLPEPLAPLAYILRMRTVPLRNLGACISPDNAWIFLQGIETLPLRMERHCDNALAVAKHLQGLDQVEWVRYPGLEDDPEHGKIDKYLSGKGGAMVVFGIKGGAEAGSKFIDSLELFSHLANVGDAKSLAIHPATTTHSQLTEEQQAAGGITPELVRLAVGIEHIDDLVADIDQAIAKAVE; encoded by the coding sequence ATGAAGTTAGAAACACAATGCCTCCATGCTGGCCAAGTGCCAGACCCCACTACTAACGCCCGTGCCGTACCCGTGTACCGCACGACCGCTTACGTGTTCGATAACACGGAGCATGCTGCGAATCTATTCGCACTGAAAGAATTGGGGAACATCTACTCCCGGATCATGAATCCCACTCAGGATGTCCTTGAGCAGCGGGTGGCGCAACTCGATGGGGGTGCAGCTGCACTGGCTGTCTCCTCCGGAACGAGTGCAATCTTTTACTCCATCATTAATCTTGCTCAAGCGGGCGATAATATCGTTTCGGCAAACAACCTTTATGGAGGATCCTACACGCAGTTTAATGATATCCTCCCTGCGATGGGTATCAATGTGAAGTTTGTAGATCCATCGGATCCTCAAAACTTTGCGTCAGCAATTGATGAGAATACCCGTGCGGTATTCTGTGAAACCGTTGGCAACCCAGCGGGCCAAATTGCCGATTTGGAAGCCATTGCCAATGTCGCACACGACAACGGGATCCCTCTGATCGTCGACGCCACCTTCTCAACCCCAGCGCTCACGCGTCCGATCGACCATGGCGCAGACATCGTTGTTCACTCCTTAACCAAATGGTTCGGTGGGCACGGTGCAGGTATTGGTGGTATCGTTGTCGATTCCGGAAAATTCAACTGGGCGAATGGAAAGTTCCCTCTCTATGATAATCCGGATTCATCTTATCACGGTTTACGCTGGGGGCACGATTTGCCTGAGCCGTTGGCTCCACTGGCTTACATTTTGAGAATGCGCACAGTTCCTCTCCGGAATTTGGGCGCCTGTATTTCGCCCGACAATGCTTGGATCTTCCTTCAAGGAATCGAAACCTTACCGCTCCGCATGGAACGTCACTGCGACAATGCATTGGCAGTGGCCAAGCACTTGCAAGGCCTGGATCAAGTGGAATGGGTCCGCTATCCTGGATTGGAAGACGATCCTGAGCATGGTAAGATCGACAAGTATCTTTCCGGTAAGGGGGGTGCCATGGTGGTCTTTGGAATCAAAGGCGGAGCTGAAGCGGGTTCTAAGTTCATCGATTCTCTCGAGCTATTTAGCCATCTCGCTAACGTGGGTGACGCCAAGAGTCTTGCGATTCACCCTGCCACCACCACGCATAGCCAGCTTACCGAAGAACAGCAGGCTGCAGGCGGGATTACTCCGGAGCTTGTACGACTAGCAGTAGGTATCGAACATATCGATGACCTCGTTGCCGATATTGATCAAGCCATCGCCAAAGCGGTTGAATAA
- a CDS encoding SDR family NAD(P)-dependent oxidoreductase yields MADKRNVFITGSSSGIGRRLLDEFCRDEFRVFATVRQPRLKAFQESLKGKYSNVIPFVLDVTNLDEGTEVIRTVENKYGPIDILINNAGISYRTVVEEMSEPDEAIQMATNYLGPMHLVRMVLPGMRQKKSGHIINISSVGGMMAMSAYSASKFALEGASESLWYEVRPFGIHVTLVRPGFINSDSFRKVKYGEGTDPQDSSSIYYHHYHNMSGFIEKLMTRTPCTPESAARMIYKISCMKNPPLRVAGTPDARFFSILRRILPRRFYHWLLYRSLPGIKSWGKAAHE; encoded by the coding sequence ATGGCGGATAAAAGGAACGTCTTCATCACAGGTAGTAGTTCAGGGATTGGACGGAGACTCTTGGATGAATTTTGCAGAGATGAGTTCCGGGTATTTGCCACGGTGAGGCAGCCCAGGCTGAAGGCCTTCCAAGAATCACTCAAAGGCAAGTACTCGAATGTAATTCCCTTTGTTCTAGACGTAACAAACCTCGATGAAGGCACCGAAGTAATCAGAACCGTTGAAAACAAATATGGACCCATCGATATCCTAATAAATAACGCCGGAATATCCTACCGGACCGTCGTTGAAGAAATGTCAGAACCTGATGAGGCGATTCAAATGGCGACCAACTATTTAGGTCCCATGCATTTGGTGCGCATGGTATTGCCTGGCATGCGGCAGAAAAAGAGTGGACATATAATAAACATCTCTTCTGTAGGAGGCATGATGGCCATGTCAGCCTATTCTGCTTCCAAATTTGCGCTGGAAGGAGCATCTGAATCTTTGTGGTATGAAGTTCGTCCTTTCGGCATCCATGTCACCTTGGTTCGGCCCGGATTCATCAATTCCGATTCATTCAGGAAAGTAAAGTATGGAGAAGGGACAGACCCACAAGATAGCTCAAGCATCTATTATCATCACTACCACAATATGTCGGGGTTCATAGAAAAGCTCATGACCAGAACACCATGCACTCCTGAAAGTGCGGCCCGGATGATTTACAAGATCAGTTGCATGAAAAATCCCCCTCTCCGCGTTGCCGGGACCCCCGATGCGAGGTTCTTCTCCATCCTTCGGCGCATTCTCCCTCGTCGCTTTTATCATTGGCTGCTGTATCGCTCATTGCCGGGAATCAAATCCTGGGGAAAGGCTGCACATGAGTAA
- a CDS encoding DoxX family protein, with translation MSKDTCDLLFRVLFSLIFLALGSEHILSDDLLQRLMPTWMPAPIIVSILVGIVLSVGGICIVLGWQLRFAAVLLGSFVLVATLAVHVPAVIMKPEFVTESNMWLWDILQRSNLAKNLRLLGVCIFLWHHKPGKWSVESYLNKNSSN, from the coding sequence ATGAGTAAGGATACTTGCGATCTCCTGTTCCGAGTTCTTTTTAGCCTCATATTCCTCGCATTGGGAAGTGAGCACATACTAAGTGACGACCTACTTCAGCGATTGATGCCTACCTGGATGCCCGCCCCAATCATAGTCTCTATTTTGGTGGGCATCGTATTATCGGTCGGGGGAATTTGCATCGTATTGGGCTGGCAACTACGATTTGCGGCGGTGCTGCTTGGCAGCTTCGTCTTGGTGGCCACCTTGGCAGTTCATGTCCCTGCCGTCATTATGAAGCCGGAGTTTGTCACAGAATCAAACATGTGGCTTTGGGACATTCTCCAACGAAGCAACCTGGCAAAGAATCTGCGCTTGCTGGGTGTCTGCATTTTCCTTTGGCATCACAAGCCAGGGAAATGGAGTGTAGAAAGCTACTTGAATAAAAACAGCTCTAATTAA
- a CDS encoding SDR family oxidoreductase — MSLRILITGGAGFLGSNLCDRLLAEGHEVTCMDNLFTGRKVNIEHLLQNPKFEFVRHDVVDPFKVEVDQIYNLACPASPPHYQYNAIKTIKTSVMGMINCLGLAKRLNVRVFQASTSEVYGDPEVHPQTEDYWGHVNPIGIRSCYDEGKRCAETLCFDYHRQNGVDIRIVRIFNTYGPRMHPNDGRVVSNFIVQALKGENITIYGDGNQTRSFCYVDDLIEGFVRLMNQDETTGPINIGNPGEFTMLELAENVIDLTGTSSKIVHEDLPADDPKQRKPDITLAKKYLNDWEPQVPLREGLEKTIEYFAQTLGIKR, encoded by the coding sequence ATGAGCTTACGAATTCTTATTACCGGTGGAGCCGGATTTCTAGGAAGTAATTTGTGTGACCGACTGCTAGCAGAAGGGCACGAAGTTACCTGTATGGATAACCTCTTTACTGGACGGAAGGTGAACATTGAGCATCTTCTGCAAAACCCAAAGTTCGAATTTGTCCGCCACGATGTCGTGGATCCATTTAAGGTGGAGGTTGACCAGATATACAATTTGGCTTGTCCGGCCTCGCCTCCCCATTACCAGTACAACGCAATCAAGACCATCAAGACTTCGGTCATGGGAATGATCAACTGCCTGGGCTTAGCCAAACGGCTCAATGTCCGTGTTTTTCAGGCCTCAACTTCGGAGGTTTATGGGGACCCTGAGGTACATCCTCAGACGGAAGATTATTGGGGCCATGTGAATCCGATCGGTATTCGCTCTTGTTACGACGAAGGCAAACGTTGTGCGGAAACACTTTGTTTCGACTACCATCGCCAGAACGGTGTGGATATCCGAATTGTTCGCATCTTCAACACCTATGGCCCACGCATGCACCCTAATGATGGCCGGGTAGTTTCCAATTTTATCGTCCAGGCGCTTAAGGGGGAAAATATCACCATCTATGGAGATGGAAATCAGACTCGCTCTTTTTGCTATGTCGACGATTTGATCGAAGGTTTCGTACGGCTCATGAATCAGGACGAAACCACGGGTCCGATCAACATTGGCAATCCAGGTGAATTTACCATGTTGGAGTTAGCAGAAAACGTTATCGATCTAACTGGCACCTCCTCGAAAATCGTTCATGAGGATCTTCCTGCCGATGATCCCAAACAAAGGAAGCCAGATATTACTTTGGCTAAGAAATATTTGAATGATTGGGAGCCTCAGGTTCCACTGCGCGAAGGATTGGAAAAGACCATTGAGTACTTTGCCCAAACACTTGGCATAAAGAGGTAG
- the nrdR gene encoding transcriptional regulator NrdR, producing the protein MKCPRCSSTDIKVIDSRVAKEGNSIRRRRECIQCGHRFNTIEEILHEGLMVLKSDGRSEEFDRTKIFNGIRRATEKLPVDIEQINLLVNDVIEELMEEYDYEIPSRAIGENIMFRLKKIDQIAYVRFACVYKDFRDINELMQDISNLNT; encoded by the coding sequence ATGAAATGCCCACGCTGTTCGTCCACCGACATCAAGGTGATCGACTCCCGGGTTGCCAAAGAAGGCAACTCCATACGTCGGCGTCGGGAGTGCATCCAATGCGGCCACCGTTTTAATACGATCGAAGAAATCCTTCACGAGGGGTTGATGGTATTAAAAAGTGATGGGCGAAGCGAAGAATTTGACAGGACCAAGATTTTTAACGGGATTCGTCGTGCAACCGAAAAGCTCCCCGTCGACATCGAGCAGATCAACCTGCTGGTGAACGATGTGATTGAAGAGCTGATGGAGGAATACGACTACGAGATTCCCAGCCGAGCGATTGGTGAGAACATCATGTTTCGACTCAAGAAGATTGACCAGATTGCCTACGTCCGCTTCGCCTGCGTCTACAAAGACTTTCGCGATATCAACGAGCTCATGCAGGACATTTCCAACTTAAACACCTGA
- a CDS encoding histidine triad nucleotide-binding protein: MPEPTLFTKIINGDIPGNFEHEDDLCVAIRDIDPQAPVHILVIPKKPIVRTALAEDEDQAVLGHLLLTARDVAKKVGLEDGFRIVINNGRHGGEAVPHLHVHLLGGRQMSWPPG; the protein is encoded by the coding sequence ATGCCAGAACCAACCCTATTCACTAAAATCATCAATGGAGATATCCCGGGTAACTTCGAGCACGAGGACGATCTCTGCGTTGCCATTCGAGATATCGATCCTCAAGCCCCGGTCCATATCCTTGTGATTCCTAAAAAGCCGATTGTTCGCACGGCCCTGGCCGAAGACGAAGACCAAGCCGTACTTGGGCATTTGCTTCTGACCGCTAGAGACGTGGCCAAGAAGGTCGGATTGGAGGATGGCTTTCGTATCGTAATCAACAATGGCCGCCATGGAGGTGAAGCCGTGCCCCATCTACATGTTCATCTTCTGGGTGGACGCCAAATGAGTTGGCCTCCAGGTTGA